A stretch of the Streptosporangium sp. NBC_01755 genome encodes the following:
- a CDS encoding branched-chain amino acid ABC transporter permease, translating to MSRLSRWRTPIAFAVLMLVVVWVGQNGYRQDLAILMVTYGMISLGLYSHYIMGNSMSVAYNAYVAIGGYALGILCVRTNLSLFLALPIGIVISAAVAVLLGLTTYKLSGFYLAAVTLLFGEAFTAWLVDSTDLTGGPAGVVLTRGLTVFGHEVTRQQLVVAALLTLFLAAWGLDRLRTSPFGIALRAKGEAARAVESSGVSTRALTLISLGIGAALGSVGGWYFAAVNLSMLPESVPLSVAFVALFIPFLGGYQSPWGSVAGAVIVTQLTFNLTWFQDTGTLAFAVAVLLVLIFARRGLLGLLDDVLAGLTRLGRKEGRDHVQPGA from the coding sequence TTGAGTCGGCTTAGTCGTTGGCGGACGCCCATCGCGTTCGCGGTGCTGATGCTGGTCGTGGTGTGGGTCGGCCAGAACGGCTACCGCCAGGACCTGGCGATCCTCATGGTCACCTACGGCATGATCAGCCTCGGTCTGTACAGCCACTACATCATGGGCAACTCGATGTCGGTCGCCTACAACGCCTACGTCGCGATCGGCGGCTACGCACTGGGCATTCTGTGCGTGCGCACCAACCTGTCGCTGTTCCTGGCGCTGCCGATCGGGATCGTGATCTCGGCGGCGGTCGCGGTGCTGCTCGGGCTGACGACGTACAAGCTCTCCGGCTTCTACCTGGCCGCGGTCACCCTGCTGTTCGGCGAGGCGTTCACGGCCTGGCTGGTGGACAGCACCGACCTCACCGGCGGCCCGGCCGGGGTGGTGCTGACCCGGGGGCTGACCGTGTTCGGCCACGAGGTCACCCGCCAGCAGTTGGTGGTCGCCGCGTTGCTGACCCTCTTCCTGGCGGCCTGGGGGCTGGACCGACTGCGCACCTCGCCGTTCGGGATCGCGTTGCGGGCCAAGGGCGAGGCGGCCCGTGCCGTCGAGTCCTCGGGCGTTTCGACGCGAGCGCTGACGTTGATCTCGCTCGGTATCGGCGCCGCCCTCGGCTCCGTCGGCGGGTGGTACTTCGCCGCGGTGAACCTGTCGATGCTGCCCGAGTCGGTGCCGCTCTCAGTCGCCTTCGTGGCGTTGTTCATCCCATTCCTCGGCGGCTACCAGTCGCCATGGGGATCGGTGGCCGGGGCGGTGATCGTCACCCAGCTGACCTTCAACCTGACCTGGTTCCAGGACACCGGCACGCTCGCGTTCGCGGTCGCCGTGCTGTTGGTGCTGATCTTCGCGCGGCGGGGCCTGCTCGGTCTGCTCGACGATGTCCTGGCGGGACTGACCCGGCTAGGTCGCAAGGAGGGGAGGGACCATGTCCAGCCTGGCGCTTAG